The proteins below come from a single Pandoraea apista genomic window:
- the nuoH gene encoding NADH-quinone oxidoreductase subunit NuoH, whose amino-acid sequence MSLNEVINQYGTQLLGVAWPTVWALVRILVVAVILLLCVAYLILWERKLIGWMHVRLGPNRVGPAGLLQPIADVLKLLLKEVITPSQVSKGIYAIAPVMAVLPAFAIWAVIPFQPGAVLADVNAGLLYAIAISSIGVYGVILAGWASNSKYAFLGAMRASAQMISYEIAMGFALVTVLMTAGSLNLSDIVRSQEHGMFAGMGLNLLSWNWLPLLPMFVVYFISGIAETNRHPFDVVEGESEIVAGHMIEYSGMGFALFFLAEYINMIIISALASVLFLGGWSAPFGFLSFIPGVFWLAFKVFLLLSVFIWVRATFPRYRYDQIMRLGWKVFLPLTIVWVIVVGGWIMSPWNIWG is encoded by the coding sequence ATGAGCCTGAACGAAGTCATCAATCAATACGGCACGCAACTGCTGGGCGTGGCCTGGCCGACAGTGTGGGCGCTGGTCCGTATTCTCGTCGTGGCCGTGATCCTGCTGCTGTGCGTGGCGTACCTGATTCTGTGGGAGCGCAAGCTCATCGGCTGGATGCATGTGCGTCTCGGTCCGAACCGCGTGGGCCCGGCGGGTCTGCTCCAGCCGATTGCCGACGTGTTGAAGCTCCTGCTCAAGGAAGTCATCACACCGTCGCAAGTCAGCAAGGGTATTTACGCCATCGCTCCGGTGATGGCAGTGCTGCCGGCCTTCGCGATCTGGGCGGTGATCCCGTTCCAGCCGGGCGCGGTGCTGGCGGATGTGAACGCCGGTCTGCTCTACGCGATCGCGATCTCGTCGATCGGTGTGTACGGCGTGATTCTCGCCGGCTGGGCATCGAACTCGAAATACGCTTTCCTCGGCGCTATGCGCGCGTCGGCCCAGATGATTTCTTATGAAATCGCCATGGGCTTCGCGCTGGTGACGGTGCTGATGACGGCCGGCTCGCTCAACCTGTCGGACATCGTGCGCTCGCAGGAGCACGGCATGTTCGCCGGCATGGGGCTGAACCTGTTGTCGTGGAACTGGCTGCCGCTGCTGCCGATGTTCGTCGTCTACTTCATCTCGGGCATTGCGGAAACGAACCGCCACCCGTTCGACGTGGTGGAAGGCGAGTCGGAAATCGTGGCCGGTCACATGATCGAATACTCGGGCATGGGCTTCGCGCTCTTCTTCCTGGCCGAGTACATCAACATGATCATCATCTCGGCGCTCGCGTCGGTGTTGTTCCTGGGTGGCTGGAGTGCGCCGTTCGGCTTCCTGTCGTTCATCCCGGGCGTGTTCTGGCTGGCGTTCAAGGTGTTCCTGCTGCTGTCGGTGTTCATCTGGGTGCGCGCGACGTTCCCGCGCTACCGCTACGACCAGATCATGCGTCTGGGCTGGAAGGTTTTCCTGCCGTTGACGATCGTTTGGGTGATCGTGGTGGGTGGCTGGATCATGTCGCCCTGGAACATCTGGGGCTGA
- the nuoI gene encoding NADH-quinone oxidoreductase subunit NuoI, producing MVRAIKDFFGSFLLLELLKGMALTGRYTFARKVTVQFPEEKTPLSPRFRGLHALRRYPNGEERCIACKLCEAVCPAMAITIESDVRDDGTRRTTRYDIDLTKCIFCGFCEESCPVDSIVETHILEYHGEKRGDLYFTKEMLLAVGDRYENEIAAAKAADAPYR from the coding sequence ATGGTAAGGGCAATCAAGGACTTTTTCGGCAGTTTCCTGTTGTTGGAACTGCTCAAGGGCATGGCGCTCACGGGGCGTTACACGTTCGCTCGCAAGGTGACGGTGCAGTTTCCCGAAGAGAAGACGCCGCTGTCGCCGCGTTTTCGCGGTCTGCATGCGCTGCGCCGTTATCCGAACGGCGAAGAGCGCTGCATCGCTTGTAAGTTGTGCGAAGCGGTGTGCCCGGCAATGGCCATCACGATCGAGTCGGATGTGCGTGACGACGGCACCCGCCGTACCACGCGTTACGACATCGATCTGACCAAGTGCATTTTCTGCGGCTTCTGCGAAGAAAGCTGCCCGGTGGACTCGATCGTCGAGACGCACATTCTCGAGTATCACGGCGAGAAGCGTGGCGATCTGTACTTCACCAAGGAAATGTTGCTCGCGGTGGGCGATCGTTACGAAAACGAAATCGCGGCGGCCAAGGCGGCCGATGCGCCGTACCGTTAA
- a CDS encoding NADH-quinone oxidoreductase subunit J, with the protein MEFTTFLFYVFALILVVSGLKVVTSRNPVQSALFLVLAFFNAAAIWMLLEAEFLAIMLVLVYVGAVMVLFLFVVMMIDINLDELRRGFGKFIPLASAVGAIMIVEASLVLMRGYGATRAPVKAVSAPDVPNTKALGIALYTDYIFAFEVAGLILLVAVVAAVALTMRNRKDHKQTDPSKQVRVKARDRVRLVSMPAEARQQSTGTDKPAAE; encoded by the coding sequence ATGGAATTTACAACCTTTCTTTTCTACGTGTTTGCGCTGATCCTCGTGGTCTCGGGCCTCAAGGTCGTGACCTCGCGCAACCCCGTACAGTCGGCACTGTTCCTGGTGCTGGCCTTCTTCAACGCCGCGGCGATCTGGATGCTGCTCGAGGCCGAGTTTCTGGCAATCATGCTGGTGCTCGTCTACGTCGGCGCGGTGATGGTGCTGTTCCTGTTCGTGGTGATGATGATCGACATCAATCTCGACGAACTGCGACGCGGCTTTGGCAAGTTCATTCCGCTGGCAAGTGCTGTCGGCGCGATCATGATCGTCGAAGCATCGCTGGTCCTGATGCGCGGCTACGGCGCCACGCGCGCCCCGGTCAAGGCCGTGTCGGCGCCCGATGTGCCGAACACCAAGGCCCTCGGTATCGCGTTGTACACCGACTATATCTTTGCCTTCGAAGTGGCAGGTCTGATCCTGCTGGTGGCCGTCGTGGCAGCCGTTGCGCTCACGATGCGTAACCGCAAGGACCACAAACAGACCGACCCGAGCAAGCAGGTGCGCGTGAAGGCGCGCGACCGCGTGCGTCTGGTGTCGATGCCCGCCGAAGCCCGGCAGCAATCCACCGGCACTGACAAGCCGGCGGCGGAATAA
- the nuoK gene encoding NADH-quinone oxidoreductase subunit NuoK has product MMSLSLAHYLVLGAILFAISITGIFLNRRNVIVLLMAIELMLLAVNLNFVAFSHYLGDIAGQVFVFFILTVAAAEAAIGLAILVTLFRKLETVNVEDLDRLKG; this is encoded by the coding sequence ATGATGTCGTTGTCGCTAGCGCATTACCTGGTGTTGGGCGCGATTCTCTTCGCGATCAGCATTACCGGTATCTTCCTCAACCGCAGAAATGTGATTGTGCTGCTGATGGCCATCGAGCTGATGTTGCTCGCGGTCAATCTGAACTTCGTCGCGTTCTCGCATTACCTGGGCGACATTGCCGGTCAGGTATTCGTGTTCTTCATTCTTACGGTGGCCGCCGCGGAAGCCGCGATCGGTCTGGCCATTCTGGTCACGCTGTTCCGTAAGCTCGAAACGGTCAACGTCGAAGATCTCGACCGCCTTAAGGGTTAA
- the nuoL gene encoding NADH-quinone oxidoreductase subunit L gives MASTLNPNLLLAIPLAPLAGSLIAGLFGKQVGRAGAHTVTILGVLVAFVLSVMTFIDVMNGASFNATVYEWARIGELKLEIGFLVDTLTVTMMCVVTSVSLMVHIYTIGYMAEDPGYQRFFSYISLFTFSMLMLVMSNNFLQLFFGWEAVGLVSYLLIGFWYTRPTAIYANMKAFLVNRVGDFGFLLGIGLLLAFTGTLNYGEVFAKANDVAALSFPGTDWRLITVACICLFIGAMGKSAQFPLHVWLPDSMEGPTPISALIHAATMVTAGIFMVSRMSPLFELSDTALSFITIIGAITALFMGFLGMIQNDIKRVVAYSTLSQLGYMTVALGVSAYPVAIFHLMTHAFFKALLFLGAGSVIIGMHHDQDMRNMGGLWKYMPITWITSLLGSLALIGTPFFSGFYSKDSIIEAVAASHLPGSGFAYFAVVASVFVTAFYSFRMYFLVFHGKERFGQAHHDHHDAHHEEEEDAHGEHHGLAPGQKPHESPAVVTIPLILLAIPSVIIGAIAIAPMLFGEFFKQGVAFKDVIFIGENHPAMEELGHEFHGWVAMALHSFGTLPIALSALGIVLAAFFYLKRPDIPEALKNRFSGIYALLDNKYYMDKINEVVFAKGALKIGRGLWKAGDQGLIDGAVVNGSARLVGWFAGVIRFVQSGYIYHYAFAMIIGMLGLLTLFVTLNGK, from the coding sequence ATGGCATCCACATTGAATCCCAACCTGCTGCTCGCGATCCCGCTGGCGCCGCTCGCCGGCTCCCTGATTGCCGGTCTGTTCGGCAAGCAAGTCGGTCGCGCGGGCGCCCACACGGTCACGATCCTCGGCGTGCTGGTCGCGTTTGTCCTGTCGGTCATGACCTTTATCGATGTCATGAACGGGGCGAGCTTCAACGCCACTGTTTATGAATGGGCTCGCATCGGCGAACTCAAACTCGAGATCGGTTTCCTCGTCGACACGCTGACCGTCACGATGATGTGCGTGGTCACTTCCGTCTCGCTGATGGTGCACATCTACACCATTGGCTACATGGCGGAAGATCCTGGCTACCAGCGCTTCTTCTCGTACATCTCGCTGTTCACGTTCTCGATGTTGATGCTCGTAATGAGCAACAACTTCCTGCAACTGTTCTTCGGCTGGGAAGCGGTGGGCCTGGTCTCGTACCTGCTGATCGGTTTCTGGTACACGCGTCCGACCGCGATTTACGCCAACATGAAGGCGTTCCTGGTCAACCGTGTCGGTGACTTCGGCTTCCTGCTCGGTATCGGCCTGCTGCTGGCGTTCACCGGCACGCTGAACTACGGCGAAGTGTTCGCCAAGGCCAACGATGTCGCGGCCCTGTCGTTCCCGGGCACCGACTGGCGCCTGATCACCGTGGCCTGTATCTGCCTGTTCATCGGCGCGATGGGTAAGTCGGCGCAGTTCCCGCTGCACGTCTGGCTGCCGGACTCGATGGAAGGCCCGACCCCGATCTCGGCGCTGATTCACGCGGCCACGATGGTGACGGCGGGTATCTTCATGGTGAGCCGCATGTCGCCGCTGTTCGAACTGTCGGACACCGCGCTGTCGTTCATCACGATCATCGGGGCGATCACGGCGCTGTTCATGGGCTTCCTGGGCATGATCCAGAACGACATCAAGCGTGTCGTGGCCTACTCGACGCTCTCGCAGCTCGGTTACATGACGGTCGCGCTCGGCGTGTCGGCCTACCCGGTCGCCATTTTCCACCTGATGACGCACGCGTTCTTCAAGGCGCTGCTGTTCCTCGGTGCGGGCTCGGTCATCATCGGCATGCATCATGATCAGGACATGCGCAACATGGGCGGCCTGTGGAAGTACATGCCGATCACCTGGATCACGTCGCTGCTCGGTTCGCTGGCACTGATCGGCACGCCGTTCTTCTCGGGCTTCTACTCGAAGGACTCGATCATTGAAGCGGTGGCGGCGTCGCATCTGCCGGGTTCGGGCTTTGCTTACTTCGCAGTGGTCGCCAGCGTGTTCGTCACGGCGTTCTACTCGTTCCGCATGTACTTCCTGGTCTTCCACGGCAAGGAGCGTTTCGGTCAGGCACATCATGACCACCACGATGCCCATCATGAGGAAGAGGAAGACGCGCACGGCGAGCATCATGGCCTGGCCCCGGGTCAGAAGCCGCACGAGTCGCCCGCTGTCGTGACGATTCCGCTGATTCTGCTGGCGATCCCGTCGGTCATCATCGGCGCCATTGCGATTGCCCCGATGCTCTTCGGCGAGTTCTTCAAACAAGGCGTGGCGTTCAAGGACGTGATCTTCATCGGCGAGAATCACCCGGCGATGGAAGAACTGGGCCATGAGTTCCACGGCTGGGTGGCGATGGCGCTGCACTCGTTCGGCACGCTGCCGATCGCACTGTCGGCACTGGGTATCGTGCTCGCGGCGTTCTTCTACCTGAAGCGTCCGGACATTCCGGAAGCGTTGAAGAATCGCTTCTCGGGTATTTACGCGCTGCTCGACAACAAGTACTACATGGACAAGATCAACGAAGTGGTCTTCGCGAAGGGCGCGCTCAAGATTGGCCGCGGTCTCTGGAAGGCGGGCGATCAGGGTCTCATCGACGGTGCCGTCGTGAATGGCAGCGCGCGTCTGGTGGGCTGGTTCGCCGGTGTCATCCGCTTCGTGCAATCCGGTTACATCTACCACTACGCGTTCGCCATGATCATCGGCATGCTCGGGCTCCTGACGCTGTTTGTGACGTTGAACGGCAAGTAA
- a CDS encoding NADH-quinone oxidoreductase subunit M, which yields MQSLPLLSLAIWLPILSGIVVLAVGNDRNPTGARVLALIGSLVSFLVTLPLISNFDANTPAFQYVEKTSWIERFHINYFLGIDGISLWLVVLTALITVIVVIAGWEVITERVSQYMAAFLILSGLMIGVFSAQDGLLFYVFFEATLIPMYLIIGVWGGPNRVYAAFKFFLYTLLGSLLMLVALIYLYNATGSFTLTDWYAVKLPMDAQILLFAAFFMAFAVKVPMWPVHTWLPDAHVEAPTGGSVVLAAIMLKLGAYGFLRFSLPIAPDASHYLSGFMIALALIAVVYIGLVALVQTDMKKLVAYSSIAHMGFAILGFFMFSEIGMQGALVQMISHGFVSGAMFLCIGVLYDRMHSRNIADYGGVVNTMPKFAAFFMLFAMANSGLPATSGFVGEFLVILGAVKLNFWVGLLAATSLITGAAYSLWMYKRVIFGAIANDHVRELIDINKREFFMLAVLAALTLFMGIYPKPFTDLMHTSVVNLLAHVAQTKLP from the coding sequence ATGCAATCGCTACCGCTTCTGAGTCTGGCCATTTGGCTGCCCATTCTGTCGGGGATCGTTGTCCTCGCTGTGGGAAATGACCGTAACCCGACGGGCGCACGCGTGCTGGCGCTCATCGGTTCGCTGGTGAGCTTCCTGGTCACGCTGCCGCTGATCTCGAACTTCGACGCCAATACGCCGGCGTTCCAGTACGTCGAAAAGACGAGCTGGATCGAGCGTTTCCACATCAACTATTTCCTGGGCATCGACGGCATCTCGCTGTGGCTGGTCGTGCTGACCGCGCTCATCACGGTAATCGTGGTGATCGCGGGCTGGGAAGTGATCACGGAACGCGTCTCGCAGTACATGGCCGCCTTCCTGATCCTCTCGGGTCTGATGATCGGTGTGTTCTCGGCGCAAGACGGCCTGCTGTTCTACGTATTCTTCGAAGCCACGCTGATCCCGATGTACCTGATCATCGGCGTGTGGGGTGGCCCGAACCGGGTGTATGCAGCGTTCAAGTTCTTCCTGTACACGTTGCTCGGCTCGCTGCTCATGCTGGTTGCGCTGATTTATCTGTACAACGCAACGGGCTCGTTCACGCTGACCGACTGGTACGCGGTGAAGTTGCCGATGGACGCGCAGATACTGCTGTTCGCCGCCTTCTTCATGGCCTTCGCCGTGAAGGTGCCGATGTGGCCGGTGCATACCTGGCTGCCGGACGCCCACGTGGAAGCGCCGACCGGCGGCTCGGTCGTGCTGGCCGCGATCATGCTGAAGCTGGGTGCGTACGGTTTCCTGCGCTTCTCGCTGCCGATTGCACCGGACGCCAGCCACTACCTGTCGGGCTTCATGATCGCGCTCGCGCTGATCGCCGTGGTCTACATCGGCCTCGTGGCGCTGGTGCAGACCGACATGAAGAAACTGGTGGCGTACTCGTCGATCGCTCACATGGGCTTCGCGATCCTCGGTTTCTTCATGTTCAGCGAAATTGGCATGCAGGGCGCGCTGGTGCAGATGATCTCGCACGGTTTCGTGTCGGGCGCCATGTTCCTGTGTATTGGTGTGCTGTATGACCGTATGCACTCGCGCAACATCGCCGATTACGGCGGTGTGGTGAACACGATGCCGAAGTTTGCCGCGTTCTTCATGCTGTTCGCGATGGCCAACAGCGGTCTGCCGGCAACGTCGGGTTTCGTGGGTGAATTCCTGGTGATTCTGGGTGCTGTGAAGCTGAACTTCTGGGTGGGCCTGCTGGCGGCCACCTCGCTGATCACCGGCGCGGCTTACTCGCTGTGGATGTACAAGCGCGTGATCTTCGGCGCCATTGCCAACGACCATGTGCGCGAGCTGATCGATATCAACAAGCGCGAGTTCTTCATGCTGGCCGTGTTGGCTGCACTCACGCTGTTCATGGGTATCTATCCGAAGCCTTTCACGGACCTGATGCACACCTCCGTGGTTAACCTCCTCGCCCACGTGGCGCAGACCAAGCTGCCGTAA
- the nuoN gene encoding NADH-quinone oxidoreductase subunit NuoN has protein sequence MQNINLLPALPEAILLLMILVIMMCDAFLGQTRKLNYVLALITSAVVSVLWACNAGDPASHYMFGNVFIADPMSNLLKAFGGLATFVTFIYGQKYLEARGLARGDFYVLSLFSLLGLSVMISGNNFLTLYLGLELMSLSLYALAAVWRDSTNATESAMKYYVLGALASGFLLYGMSMMYGATGSLELAKVFEVIASGAVNKIVLVFGVVFVVAGLAFKLGAAPFHMWVPDVYQGAPTPVTLLIGGAPKLGAFALLLRLLVEGMLPLAIDWQQMLIILAVLSLVIGNLTAIVQTNVKRLLAYSTISHMGFVLLGMLSGVVGGKIDGIADAYGSSLFYSVIYLLTTLGTFGIVLLLSRKGFEAENLSDLKGLNQRSPWFAFVMLMLMFSLAGIPPLAGFYAKLAVLQAVVNAGMVWLAVVAVIASLIGAFYYLRVVKLMYFDKPEDANALEGSGTMRFVLSLNGLVLVYLGLMPGPLMDWCLRTIKLTLAS, from the coding sequence ATGCAAAACATTAATCTGCTGCCTGCGTTGCCGGAGGCCATCCTGCTGCTCATGATCCTTGTGATCATGATGTGCGACGCGTTCCTCGGCCAGACGCGTAAGCTGAACTACGTTCTGGCACTCATCACGTCTGCGGTCGTGTCCGTGCTGTGGGCGTGCAATGCCGGAGACCCGGCATCGCACTACATGTTCGGCAATGTGTTCATCGCCGACCCGATGTCGAACCTGCTCAAGGCCTTCGGCGGTCTGGCAACGTTCGTCACGTTCATCTACGGCCAGAAGTATCTGGAAGCGCGCGGCCTTGCGCGTGGCGACTTCTATGTGCTCAGCCTGTTCTCGTTGCTGGGTCTGTCGGTGATGATTTCGGGCAACAACTTCCTGACCCTTTACCTGGGTCTGGAATTGATGTCCCTGTCGCTGTACGCCCTCGCTGCCGTGTGGCGCGATTCGACGAACGCGACCGAGTCGGCCATGAAGTACTACGTGCTGGGGGCGCTCGCATCGGGCTTCCTGCTGTACGGTATGTCGATGATGTACGGCGCGACCGGTTCGCTCGAACTGGCCAAGGTCTTCGAAGTTATCGCCTCGGGTGCCGTGAACAAGATCGTGCTGGTGTTCGGCGTGGTGTTCGTGGTGGCGGGTCTGGCATTCAAGCTGGGCGCGGCTCCGTTCCACATGTGGGTGCCGGACGTCTACCAAGGCGCGCCGACGCCCGTCACGCTGCTCATCGGTGGCGCGCCGAAGCTGGGTGCTTTCGCACTGCTGTTGCGTTTGCTCGTCGAAGGCATGCTGCCGCTGGCGATCGACTGGCAACAGATGCTGATCATTCTGGCGGTGCTCTCGCTGGTGATCGGTAACCTGACTGCTATCGTTCAGACCAACGTCAAGCGTCTGCTGGCGTACTCGACGATCTCGCACATGGGCTTCGTGTTGCTGGGCATGCTCTCGGGCGTGGTCGGCGGCAAGATCGACGGTATCGCCGATGCTTACGGCTCGTCGCTCTTCTACAGCGTGATCTACCTGCTGACGACGCTGGGCACGTTCGGTATCGTGCTGCTGCTCTCGCGCAAGGGCTTCGAGGCCGAGAACCTCTCGGATCTGAAGGGCCTCAACCAGCGTAGCCCGTGGTTTGCTTTCGTCATGCTGATGCTGATGTTCTCGCTGGCCGGCATTCCGCCGCTGGCGGGCTTCTACGCCAAGCTGGCCGTGCTGCAAGCCGTGGTCAACGCCGGTATGGTGTGGCTGGCCGTTGTGGCGGTGATCGCCTCGCTGATCGGCGCCTTCTACTACCTGCGTGTCGTCAAGCTGATGTACTTCGACAAGCCGGAGGACGCCAACGCGCTGGAAGGCAGCGGTACGATGCGTTTCGTCCTGTCGCTCAACGGTCTGGTGCTGGTGTATCTGGGCCTGATGCCCGGCCCGCTGATGGACTGGTGCCTGCGCACCATCAAACTGACGCTGGCGAGCTAA
- a CDS encoding DUF2818 family protein: MSAGGTLVILLAVLGANLPFVNQRLFCVVALKRAIKPLWLRLIELVVTYFVVGALGYLIESSIGNVFSQGWEFYAVTASLFVVFAFPGFVYRYLWRHRPAAAA, from the coding sequence ATGTCGGCAGGGGGTACGCTTGTGATTCTGCTGGCCGTGCTGGGCGCGAACCTGCCGTTCGTGAACCAACGCCTGTTCTGCGTTGTCGCACTCAAGCGAGCGATCAAGCCGCTGTGGCTGCGGCTGATCGAACTGGTGGTGACCTACTTCGTGGTGGGCGCCCTCGGTTATTTGATCGAGTCGAGCATTGGCAACGTCTTTTCGCAGGGCTGGGAGTTCTATGCGGTCACGGCGAGTCTGTTTGTCGTGTTCGCGTTTCCGGGCTTCGTTTACCGGTATTTGTGGCGTCATCGACCGGCGGCTGCCGCTTGA
- a CDS encoding NUDIX domain-containing protein translates to MTQGQTDDQHLIETRVTSETVYEGAFLTIKRDRIRLPDGKTAVREYTTHPGAVMVIPLFEDGQVLMERQYRYPLQRVMTELPAGKLDDAEGGLACGQRELLEETGYHAKRWDYLTRIHPVISYSTEFIDIWLARDLTQGEQRLDDGEFLDVFKMPATELLQWVRDGRITDVKSIIGAFWLEKIISGVWQPNERSPLR, encoded by the coding sequence ATGACCCAAGGTCAAACCGACGATCAGCATCTGATCGAGACGCGTGTTACGAGTGAAACGGTCTACGAGGGCGCGTTTCTGACGATCAAGCGCGATCGCATTCGTTTGCCCGACGGCAAGACCGCTGTGCGCGAGTACACCACCCATCCGGGGGCGGTCATGGTAATTCCGCTCTTCGAAGACGGTCAGGTGCTCATGGAGCGCCAGTATCGCTATCCGCTCCAGCGCGTAATGACGGAACTGCCGGCGGGCAAGCTCGATGACGCCGAAGGCGGTCTGGCCTGTGGTCAGCGCGAACTGCTCGAAGAGACCGGATATCATGCCAAGCGCTGGGATTACCTCACGCGTATTCATCCGGTGATCTCGTATTCGACGGAATTCATCGATATTTGGCTCGCGCGCGATCTCACACAGGGCGAGCAGCGTCTCGACGACGGTGAGTTTCTCGACGTGTTCAAGATGCCGGCGACCGAATTGCTGCAATGGGTGCGCGACGGGCGAATCACCGACGTTAAATCGATCATCGGCGCGTTTTGGCTGGAAAAGATAATATCGGGAGTCTGGCAGCCGAACGAACGTTCGCCGCTGCGCTGA
- a CDS encoding DUF1178 family protein, producing MKVFDLRCAHEHTFEGWFGSEDDYLSQQTRGLVTCPVCGDTAIVRMPSAPRLNLSGATSRADAAPAGTPSQGAVSGGAIEAKRELQTLWMKAVRHVMANTEDVGSNFAEEARKIHYREAPERNIRGTASREETEALAEEGIDVMPLPIPDGFKDTLQ from the coding sequence ATGAAGGTTTTTGATTTGCGTTGTGCGCACGAGCACACCTTCGAGGGCTGGTTCGGCTCGGAGGACGATTACCTTTCGCAGCAAACACGGGGGCTGGTGACATGCCCCGTTTGCGGCGATACGGCGATCGTTCGCATGCCGTCGGCGCCACGTCTGAACCTCTCGGGGGCGACCTCGCGTGCCGATGCCGCACCGGCAGGCACGCCGAGCCAAGGGGCTGTCTCCGGCGGCGCCATCGAAGCGAAACGCGAATTGCAAACGCTCTGGATGAAGGCCGTGCGCCACGTCATGGCGAACACGGAAGACGTCGGTAGCAATTTTGCCGAGGAAGCCCGCAAGATCCACTATCGGGAAGCCCCTGAGCGCAACATTCGCGGCACGGCGTCTCGGGAAGAGACCGAGGCGCTGGCGGAGGAGGGTATCGACGTGATGCCGCTCCCCATTCCCGACGGCTTCAAGGATACGTTACAGTAA
- a CDS encoding MaoC family dehydratase, whose translation MATFEYYFEDFAVGDTFDLGEYTFTADEIVHFARQFDPQPFHVDELAGRESHFGGLVASGWHTCSIMMRMNVDKLLSRSASMGSPGVEQIEWLKPVRPGDTISVTSSTLEVRASKSRPDRGIVRQLWTATNQHGEEVCRFRGTGLYLKRVA comes from the coding sequence ATGGCAACGTTCGAGTACTACTTCGAAGACTTCGCAGTGGGCGACACCTTCGATCTGGGCGAATATACGTTCACGGCAGACGAGATCGTGCATTTCGCCCGGCAATTTGATCCCCAGCCGTTTCACGTCGATGAGCTGGCCGGACGCGAGTCCCATTTCGGCGGACTGGTGGCCAGTGGCTGGCATACGTGCAGCATCATGATGCGGATGAACGTCGACAAGCTGCTCTCGCGCTCGGCCAGCATGGGCTCGCCGGGGGTAGAACAGATCGAATGGCTCAAGCCGGTGCGCCCGGGAGACACGATTAGCGTGACGAGCAGCACGCTGGAAGTCCGGGCGTCGAAGAGCCGTCCCGACCGCGGTATCGTACGGCAGCTCTGGACAGCCACGAACCAGCATGGCGAGGAAGTGTGCCGGTTCCGGGGCACGGGGCTTTATCTGAAGCGCGTTGCCTGA
- a CDS encoding YegP family protein has protein sequence MSGKFELKRSPNGEFHFHLLADSGHIILSSETYKARASAQNGIESVRKNSVEDHRFERKTSTSGRPYFVLKARNGEIIGQSQMFSTAEQMEDGITQVKRDAPAASVSDLSH, from the coding sequence ATGTCAGGCAAGTTCGAACTCAAGCGTAGCCCGAACGGTGAATTCCACTTTCACCTGCTGGCCGACAGCGGGCACATCATCCTCTCCTCCGAGACTTACAAGGCGCGGGCCTCCGCGCAGAACGGTATCGAGTCCGTTCGCAAAAACTCGGTCGAGGATCATCGTTTCGAGCGAAAGACCTCGACGTCCGGCCGTCCCTATTTCGTGCTCAAGGCGCGCAATGGCGAGATCATCGGCCAGAGCCAGATGTTCTCGACGGCGGAGCAAATGGAAGACGGCATCACTCAGGTCAAGCGCGACGCCCCGGCGGCATCGGTGAGTGATTTGTCGCACTGA
- a CDS encoding glutathione binding-like protein — MIQVYSWATPNGHKVHIMLEECGLPYHAHAVDIGAGDQFKDAFLAISPNNKIPAIVDEDGPDGKPISLFESGAILLYLAGKTGRFLPEDVRGKYETLEWLMFQMGGVGPMLGQAHHFRIYAPEKIDYAIKRYTNEARRLYGVLDKRLGSHPYVAGDMYTIADIAIWPWLRSWKNQGVELSDFPNVQKWFEAIEARPAVQRGIKVLADARKPLQDDKAREMLFGATQYARR, encoded by the coding sequence TTGATTCAGGTCTATTCCTGGGCTACGCCTAACGGCCACAAAGTCCACATCATGCTCGAAGAGTGCGGGTTGCCGTACCATGCCCATGCCGTCGATATCGGCGCGGGCGATCAGTTCAAGGATGCCTTTCTCGCCATCTCGCCGAACAACAAGATTCCGGCCATCGTCGACGAGGACGGTCCGGACGGCAAACCGATTTCGCTGTTCGAATCCGGCGCGATCCTGCTGTATCTGGCGGGCAAGACGGGGCGCTTCCTGCCGGAAGATGTGCGCGGCAAATACGAAACGCTCGAGTGGCTGATGTTCCAGATGGGCGGTGTGGGGCCGATGCTCGGTCAGGCGCACCATTTCCGGATCTACGCCCCCGAGAAGATCGATTACGCGATCAAGCGCTACACGAATGAGGCGCGGCGTCTGTACGGCGTGCTCGACAAGCGGCTGGGCAGCCATCCGTACGTCGCAGGCGATATGTACACCATTGCGGACATCGCCATCTGGCCGTGGCTGCGCTCGTGGAAGAATCAAGGGGTCGAGCTTTCGGACTTCCCCAACGTGCAGAAATGGTTCGAGGCCATTGAGGCACGTCCGGCGGTGCAGCGTGGTATCAAGGTGCTGGCCGACGCCCGCAAGCCGCTGCAAGACGACAAGGCCCGCGAAATGCTGTTCGGCGCCACGCAGTACGCACGCCGCTAA